The window CCACGTCCGAGATCGTGAAGCCGAAACGCTCCTCGGCCGGCAGATCCGCCATCGGGTTGCCGGACGGGTGCACGTCACGGATGGCGCCGCAGTGCCCGCACACGAGGTGCTGGTGGGGGCGGTGGGCGTTCGGGTCGTACCGCTTGGCCCGGCGGTCGGTGGTGACCTCGATGACCTCACCGAGGGAGACCATCTCGCCCAGGGTGTTGTACACGGTGGCGCGGGAGATCTCCGGGAGCACCGTGACGGCCCTCGCGTGGACCTCGTCCGCCGTCAGGTGCACGTGGTCCCCTTCGAGGACCTCGGCCACGACGCGCCGCTGAGCCGTCATGCGCCAGCCGCGTCCACGAAGTCGTTCCAGGAGGTCACTCATGGGGCCAGCCTAGCAGCGGGAGGGGTGGAGTCCCGAGTGGGTTTGACTTTGGATTGCCGATTGACTTGGACAAAGTCCATTGTAGGATCGGTTTCGGTATTGGGGGCAGGACAGGCTGCGCGGACAGGATCGTGCGCAGGAAAGACTCATGGAGGCGCGCGTGACGCAGGGACCGCTCACCACGGAGGCCGGGGCACCGGTGGCCGACAACCAGAACAGCGAGACCGCCGGCCCGGGCGGACCGGTCCTCGTCCAGGACCAGGCGCTCCTGGAGAAGCTCGCGCACTTCAACCGGGAGCGCATCCCGGAGCGCGTCGTCCACGCGCGCGGCGCGGGTGCCTACGGCACGTTCACGCTGACCCGTGACGTCTCGCGGTGGACCCGGGCGAAGTTCCTCTCCGAGGTCGGGAAGCAGACCGAGACGTTCCTCCGCTTCTCCACCGTGGCGGGCAACCTCGGCTCCGCCGACGCGGCCCGCGACCCCCGGGGCTGGGCGCTGAAGTTCTACACCGAGGAGGGCAACTACGACCTCGTCGGCAACAACACCCCGGTGTTCTTCATCAAGGACGCCATCAAGTTCCCCGACTTCATCCACACCCAGAAGCGCGACCCGTACACCGGCTCGCAGGAGGCGGACAACGTCTGGGACTTCTGGGGCCTCTCGCCCGAGTCCACGCACCAGGTGACCTGGCTGTTCGGCGACCGCGGCATCCCGGCCTCGTACCGTCACATGAACGGCTACGGCTCGCACACCTTCCAGTGGAACAACGAGGCCGGCGAGGTCTTCTGGGTCAAATACCATTTCAAGACCGACCAGGGCATCAGGAACCTGACCACCGAGGAGGCCGTCCGCCTCTCCGGTGTCGACCCGGACAGCCACCAGCGCGACCTCCGCGAGTCCATCGAGCGGGGCGACTTCCCGAGCTGGACCGTGCAGGTCCAGATCATGCCCGCGGCCGAGGCCGCCGGCTACCGGTTCAATCCGTTCGACCTCACCAAGGTGTGGCCGCACGAGGACTACCCGCCGATCGAGATCGGCACGCTGGAGCTCAACCGCAACCCGGAGAACGTCTTCGCCGAGGTCGAGCAGTCGATCTTCAGCCCGGCGCACTTCGTGCCCGGCATCGGCCCGTCCCCGGACAAGATGCTCCAGGGCCGGCTCTTCGCGTACGGCGACGCCCACCGCTACCGCGTCGGCATCAACGCAGACCACCTGCCGGTGAACCGTCCCCACGCCACCGAGGCGCGCACCAACAGCCGTGACGGCCTTCTCTACGACGGCCGCCACAAGGGTGCCAAGAACTACGAGCCGAACAGCTTCGGCGGCCCGGCCCAGACCGGCCGCCCGCTCTGGCAGCCCGTGCCCGTCACCGGCGGTACGGGCAACCACGAGGCGCCGGTCCACTCCGAGGACAACGACTTCGTGCAGGCGGGCAACCTGTACCGGCTGTACTCGGACGACGAGAAGACCCGGCTGATCGACAACCTCGCCGGGTTCATCGCCAAGGTCTCGCGCGACGACATCGCCGACCGTGCGATCAACAACTTCCGTCAGGCGGACGGGGACTTCGGCAAGCGTCTGGAGGCCGCGGTCCAGGCCCTGCGCGGCTGACGGGACGCCTCGCCGGCGGTGGCGGGCCGGATCCTCCCGCGCGGGAGGATCCGGCCCGCTGCCGTGTCCTGCCCTTCGCCCCGTCAGACCGCCAGCTCGGCCGGCCGCCTCCTGGCCGGGGTCCAGCACCGGATGATGTCGCGCACCGAGACGATGCCGACGGGGCCGTCGCCGTCCAGCACGATCAGATGCCGGAAACCTCCGTGCGTCATGGCTGCCGCGGCCTCTTCCAGCGTCCACGTGGGCGACGCGAAGACCACGTCGGTGGTGGTGTGGGTCGAGGCGGTCTCCACATCGGGATCCTGCCCCGCACCCACGGCGTTCAGGACGTCGCGTTCGGTGATGATCCCGAGGCCGCAGGTGTCGGGGTCGTGGACGACGGCTGCTCCGATCCGGCGGGCCGACATCAGCCGGGCCGCCTGGCGGAGGGTGTGGGCCGGGCCGATGGTGAGGACCAGTGTGCTCATGGCGTCGCGGACGAGCATGGAACGAGCCACCTCCTTCGTCATGCGAACCCGGGAGCGGCCTTCGTGAGCCGATTCACAAGTTCACAAATGGGGGGACTCTCAGAGTCGCACCGCGCGCGCCACTCAACAAGGGGGTGCGCGCACCGGGACGGCTGTTCGAGCGGAGCCGGAGGTACCGGGGTGCGCGACACCCCGGCACGGGCGCGGAACGGGGTCAGTAGCGCTGGTTCAGATAGCCGAGAAGTTCCTCGTGCAGCAGCCCGTTCGACGCCGCCGCGTTGCCGCCGCCCGGACCGGAGACCCCGTCCAGGCTCGTGAAGCGCCCGCCGGCCTCCTGGACGATGATCGCGTTCGCCGCCATGTCCCACAGGGACAGCTCCGGCTCGGCGCAGATGTCCACCGAGCCCTCGGCGACCATCATGTACGGCCAGAAGTCGCCGTAGCCGCGCGTACGCCAGCAGGCCCGCGTCAGGTCCATGAACCCGTCGAGCCGGCCCTGCTCCTCCCAGCCCGTCATCGAGGCGTACGCGAACGAGGAGTCCGCGATCCGCCCGACCTCCGACACGCGCAGCCGCGTCGCGGAGGTCAGACTGCGGCCGGAGAAGGCCCCTGCGCCCTTCGCCGCCCACCAGCGCCGGTTGAGCGCGGGAGCCGAGACCACGCCGACCACGGGCTGGAAACCGTCCTCCCCCGCCTCCATCAACGAGATCAGCGTCGCCCAGACGGGAACGCCCCGCACGTAGTTCTTCGTGCCGTCGATCGGATCGACGACCCAGCGCCGCGGGCCCGTGCCCTCGATCCCGTACTCCTCGCCCAGGATCGCGTCGCGGGGCCGTGCCCGGTGCAGATGACCCCGGATCAGCTCCTCGGCATGCTTGTCCGCCTCGCTGACCGGGGTCATGTCCGGCTTGGTCTCGACCTTGAGGTCCATAGCCTTGAACCGGTCCATGGTCGCCGCGTCCGCGGCGTCCGCCAGGACGTGGGCGAGGCGCAGATCATCGTGGTAATCGGGCATGCCGTCACAGTATCCACAGCGATCCGCGCGGGCTACACGGACCCGTGCGGGCGCCGGGTTCCCCGGTGCGCGGGCCCTTGACAGGGGCCCCGGCCGCATCAACTCTGAAGCGCAGGTCCCGGCGTGGGAGGCGACGATGCCGACAGCGCGTGAAGCCCTTCTGGACGCCGCGCACTCGGCGCTCTCCAGGCAGTCCTGGACGTCGGTGCGCATGGTCGACGTCGCGGCCCGGGCCGGGGTGTCCCGGCAGACGCTCTACAACGAGTTCGGCAGCAAGGACGGCCTGGCCCGTGCCCTCATCCGGCGCGCGGCCGACGGCTACCTCGCGGGTGTCGACCGGACGCTCGGCGCCGACCGGAGACAGGGCGACGGCCCCGCCGAGCTGGCCCGCTGGACCGTCCGGGCGGCCGGTGCGAACGCCCTGGTCAAAGCGCTGCTCACCGGGGTGTGGGGGGAACGCCTGCCCCGCCCGGTGGCGCCCGCGGCCGGGCTCCGGACGGGTCAGGCGCTGCCCACGCCCGGTGAACTGCTCATGCTCGTACGGGACCGGGCCGTCGTGGCCCTGCGGGAGGGACCCGCCGCGCAGGACCGCGCGAGACTGGAGCTGACCTGCGAGATCGCGCTCCGGCTCGCCGTCTCGTACACGCTGGTGCCGGCGGATCCCGCGGCGGGAGGTGCCCGGGAGGCTCAGGCCGAGGACCCCGAGAGCTGCAGCCCGATGACCCCGACGATCACCAGGGAGATCGACACCAGCTTCAGAGTGGAGACCACGTCGTCGAGGAAGACCATGCCGTAGATCGCCGTGCCCGCCGCGCCGATACCGGTCCACACGGCGTACGCGGGGCCGACGTCGAGCTTCTTCAGCGCCAGGGTGAGCAGGCCGAAGCTGCCCAGCGCGAACGCGCAGAACGCGATCGTCGGCCAGAGCCGGGTGAACCCGTGCGAGAGCTTCAGGCACACGGCGAAGCCGGTCTCGAGCAGTCCGGCGACCACGACCAGCAACCACGCCATCGTCCGTGCCTCCCACGTAGGTGACGCCTCGTCACGCTCGACGTGATTATGCCCTTACCAGCCGCCTGACCTCGCAAACGTGCGCGAGTCGGACCGCCCGAAACCGCCCCGCCGCGCCTCAGTCGCCCTCGCGCCGTTCCCGCGTCGACAGGAGCCTGCGCAGCGAGTCGAGACGTGCCGGGTCGGCGTGTCCGTCCGCGACCCAGGCGTCCAGGGCGCACTCCGGTTCCTGGCCGTCGTGGGTGCAGCCCCGCGGGCAGTTCTCGGTGCCCGGTTCGAGGTCGGGGAAGGCGTGGATGACCCGGGAGGGATCGACGTGGTGCAGCCCGAAGGAACGCACACCCGGGGTGTCGACCACCCAGCCGCGCCCGTCCGGCAGCGGCAGGGCGAGCGCCGACGTGGTGGTGTGGCGGCCGCGGCCCGTGACCGCGTTGACCACACCCGTCGTGCGACGCCTGTCCTTCGGGACCAGGGCGTTGACCAGGGTCGTCTTGCCGACGCCCGAGTGCCCGACGAAGGCCGTCACCCGGCCGTCCAGCAGCTCGCGTACCCGCTCCGCGGCGTCGCCGTTCTCCAGCTCCTCACGGCTGGTCACGATGTACGGGACGCCCAGCGGGGTGTACGCCTCCAGGAGCTTGTCCGCCGAGGCCAGGTCGGACTTCGTCAGGACGAGGAGCGGGCTGAGCCCGCCGTCGTACGCCGCCACCAGACAGCGGTCGATCATGCGGGGCCGCGGCTCGGGATCGGCCAGCGCCGTCACGATGGCCAGCTGGTCGGCGTTGGCGACGACCACCCGCTCGAAGGGGTCGTCGTCGTCGGCCGTGCGGCGGAGCACCGAGGTGCGGGCGCCGATCCGCACGATGCGGGCCAGGGTGTCCTTGTCGCCGGAGAGATCACCGACGAGGGAGACGCGGTCGCCCACCACGGCGGCCTTGCGGCCCAGCTCCCGGGCCTTCATGGCCACCACGGTGCGCTCCTCGACCAGGCAGGTCAGCCGGCCCCGGTCGACGGTGAGGACCATGCCCTCCTCGGCGTCCTCGTGCTTGGGGCGGGTGTGCGTGCGGGGCCGGTTGCCCTTGGGGTTGGGGCGTACGCGGATGTCGTCCTCGTCGGGGTTCTTCCCGTAACGGCGCACGTCCTCAGGCCCCGCTGCTTCCGCGGGAGGCGCCGGGCGCCCCGGTGGCGACCCCGACGGCGCCGGACGGCTCCCCGAGCATGCCGGTCCACATCTCCGGGAAGTCCGGCAGGGTCTTCGCGGTCGTGCCGACGTTCTCGATCTCCACCCCGGCCACGGCGAGGCCGATGATCGCGCCCGCCGTCGCCATCCGGTGGTCGTCGTACGTGTGGAAGACGCCGCCCTGCAGCGGCCGGGGCCGGATGTGCAGGCCGTCGGCGGTCTCCGTGACGTCGCCGCCCAGGCCGTTGATCTCCTTGGTCAGCGCGGCCAGCCGGTCCGTCTCGTGCAGCCGCAGGTGGGCGACGCCGCTCAGCGTGGACGGGGAGTCCGCGAGCGCGGCGAGGGCCGCGATGCCCGGCGTCAGCTCACCGACCTCGCTCAGGTCGACGTCGATGCCGTGGACGGTGCCCGAGCCCGTGAAGGTCAGGCCCCGCTCGGTCAGCTCGCACGAGCCACCCATTGCGGTGAAGATCTCACGCAGCGCGTCACCCGGCTGGGTGGTGCGCAGCGGCCAGTCGGGAACGGTGACGCGGCCACCGGTCACCAGCGCCGCCGCGAGGAACGGCTGTGCGTTGGAGAGGTCCGGCTCCACGGTCAGATCGCGGCCCAGGAGGGCGGAGGGGGACACCCGCCAGACGTTCGGCTCGCCCCCCGTCTCGGGCTCGTCGACCTGGGCGCCCACCGAGCGCAGCATGTCGACGGTCATCCGGATGTGAGGCATGGACGGCAGCGCGGAGCCGGTGTGCCGGACCTCCACCCCCTGGTTGAAGCGGGGCGCGGACAGCAGCAGCGCGGAGACGAACTGGGACGAGGAGGAGGCGTCGATCGCCACCGGCCCGCCGTCCAGGGCGCCCGCTCCGTGCACGGTGAGGGGGAGCGTGCCCCGGCCGTCGTCGTCGATCCGGGCGCCCAGCGCCTTCAGCGCGTCGATCACGCCGTGCAGGGGGCGCTCGTAGGACCGGGGGTCGCCGTCGAAGTGGACGGGGCCGTCGGCGAGGCAGGCCACCGGCGGCAGGAAGCGCATGACCGTGCCGGCGTTGCCGACGTCGACCCGGGCCGGGCCGTGCAGTCCGGCCGGGATGACCCGCCAGGCCTCGCCCGAGCCGTCGGGGCCCACGCCCTCCTCGATGCCGACCCCCATCGCGCGCAGGGCCTGCGCCATCAGCAGGGTGTCGCGGGACCGCAGCGGCCGGCGCAGCCAGCCGGGTTCGGAGGACAGCGCGGCGAGCACGAGCGCGCGGTTGGTGACCGACTTCGATCCGGGCACGGTGACGGTCGCGTCGACGGCCCCGGTCGCACGGGGGGCGGGCCAGAGGGCAGGGTGCACGGGACTTTCGGTCATGCCCCTCACTTTAGTGGCTCACCGCAAACCCGGATCCTGATCAAAAAGGCGGAAACCGGGGCGTCATACAAGGGTGATACAGAGCCGGTGCACACCCGTGCCCGCCCGTCCGCGCGCCGGCCGTCGCGGCCCGGCCCCGCGCCCGCCGGCCGTCACAGGCCGAGCAGCCAGCGCCCGCCGCCGATCAGCGAGCTCAGCGACACCACATGGAAGAGGAACAGCCACATCGCCGCCGGCGCGTGCGTCAGCCGGGCGAGCTGGTCGGCGTCGGAGTCGGGCGCACCGCCGTGACGCCGCTTGGACTGCAGCTCGAAGGCCGGGCGCACGCCGCCCAGCAGCAGGAACCAGACCACGGTGTAGGCGAACGCCGCCTGCACCTCCGCCGACGTCAGCCACGACACGAGCAGGAACGCCGTGCCCGTGAGGATGACCGTCAGCGCCCCGTACAGATTGCGGATCATGACGAGCATGACCGCCAGGAGCGCCGTCGCCAGCCACAGGAGCAGGGTGATCCTGCCGTCGGCCAGCAGCCAGGCCCCGCCCAGTCCGAGCAGCGGCGGCGCGGTGTAGCCGGCCGCCGCGGTGAGGATCATGCCGATGCCGGTGGGCTTGCCGCGGCTCACCGTCAGCCCGCTGGTGTCGGAGTGCAGACGGATACCGGAGAGCTGGCGCCCGGTGAGCAGGGCCACCAGTCCGTGGCCGCCCTCGTGCGCGATGGTGATCGCGTTCCGGGAGAGCCGCCATATGAGGTTCGGCACGACGGCGGCGAGTGCCGCGGTGGCCGTCACGACCACCAGCCACTGCGCGGGGGCGGGCTGGGTCCCGAAGACGCGGTCCCACAGCTCACCCAGATCGGTGCTGTCCATGGCGCGGGCGGCTCCTTCCATGCTCGAGGGATTCACATCCACTCGACCGGCGGGTCGTGGCAGTCTGGCACCTATGTGCGGACGGTATGCAGCGAGTCGGCGGCCAGAGGATCTGACCGGGCTCTTCGGTGTCGAGAAGTGGGAACCCACCGAGACCCTTGAGCCCGACTGGAACGTCGCGCCGACCAAGGAGGTCTACGCGATTCTCGACCGCCCTGTGAAGGACGCGGACGACCAGCGGCCGGTTCGCCAGCTGCGCACCCTGAAATGGGGGCTGGTGCCGTCCTGGGCGAAGACCCCGGAGGGCGGCGCGCGCATGATCAACGCGCGCGCGGAGACCGTCCATGAGAAGCCGTCCTTCCGCCGCCCCTTCGTGTCGAGGCGCTGCATCCTGCCCGCGGACGGCTACTACGAGTGGGTCACCGGCGCCGACGAGCGGCAGCTGGAGGAGAAGGGGAGGAGGAAGCGGCCCCGCAAGCAGCCGTACTTCGTGACGCCCGCCGACGGCTCCGTCTTCGCCATGGCCGGCCTGTACGAGTTCTGGCGCGACCGGACCCTTCCCGACGACCATCCGCAGGCCTGGTGGGTGACCTGTTCGGTGATCACGACCGAGGCCGAGACGTCACCGCTCGCCGTGGCCCCCGCGGAGGGGCCCGGCTCGCTCTCCGACATCCACCCCCGGATGCCGCTGATGCTCACGCCGGACCGCTGGGACGACTGGCTCGACCCGTCGCGGACCGACGTCGAGGAGCTCAAGGCGCTGCTCGCGCCGCCGCCCGGCGGCCTGATGCGCGCCTACCCGGTGGCCACCGCCGTCAGCAACGTCCGCAACAACGGACCGGAACTCCTGGAGGAGCTGGCCGCGCCCGAGGTGAGCACGCTCTTCTGACCCGGCAGGATGACCCCGTGAGCCGTACCGCAGGGACATCGAAGAGGACAGAGACCGTCGCCACGGACGCCGGGGAGGCCAGGATCACCTGGCTCCCGGCGCAGGACGCGCGCCTCGTGCTCGCCGTCGGCCACGGTGCCGGGGGCGGAATCGAGGCCCGCGACCTCCAGGCGCTGGCCGCCGTGCTGCCGGGGCGGGGTGTGACCGTGGCGCTGGTCGAGCAGCCGTGGCGGGTGGCCGGGAAGAAGGTCGCACCGGCCCCCCGGACCCTGGACACCGCGTGGACCGGGCTGTGGCCGGCGCTGACGGCGCCCGGGCTGCCCGTCGTCGCCGGCGGGCGCAGCGCGGGGGCCCGGGTCGCCTGCCGGACGGCTGCCGCGCTGGGTGCCCGCGCCGTGCTCGCGCTGAGTTTCCCGCTGCACCCGCCGGGGAAGCCGGAGAAGTCCCGCCGGGACGAGCTGCTGGGGGCCGGGGTGCCCGTCCTCGTGGTCCAGGGCGGGCGCGACCCGTTCGGGCGCCCTGAGGAGTTCCCGGCGGGGGACCACGGGCTCGTGGAGGTGCCGCACGCGGATCACGGCTTCGCCGTTCCGAAGAAGGCACCGCTGACCCAGGATCAGGCGATGGACCTGCTGGCCGGTGCGGTGGCCGGGTGGCTGGACGGACTGCCCCGGCCGGCGTAGTCCTCCTCACACCCGGGCCGCCCGCGCCGAGCCCGGGAATGCGGCATGGGGGGCGGCTGTTGTGGCTGGTGTCGGTACAACAACGTCGTACGTGGAGAGGGAGTCCCTCGCATGGGTTCCACCATCTGCCCGAGCCGCTCGAGCGCCGCCGAACTCGAGTGGACGGTGCTTCACGCGGCCAAGGGCGCGCCCGGGCACGCGCCGGGCACAGCGGAGCGACAGCCCGCGCAGCAGCAAGGTCGACTATTCTCCGA is drawn from Streptomyces sp. NBC_00178 and contains these coding sequences:
- a CDS encoding CBS domain-containing protein: MLVRDAMSTLVLTIGPAHTLRQAARLMSARRIGAAVVHDPDTCGLGIITERDVLNAVGAGQDPDVETASTHTTTDVVFASPTWTLEEAAAAMTHGGFRHLIVLDGDGPVGIVSVRDIIRCWTPARRRPAELAV
- a CDS encoding M50 family metallopeptidase encodes the protein MDSTDLGELWDRVFGTQPAPAQWLVVVTATAALAAVVPNLIWRLSRNAITIAHEGGHGLVALLTGRQLSGIRLHSDTSGLTVSRGKPTGIGMILTAAAGYTAPPLLGLGGAWLLADGRITLLLWLATALLAVMLVMIRNLYGALTVILTGTAFLLVSWLTSAEVQAAFAYTVVWFLLLGGVRPAFELQSKRRHGGAPDSDADQLARLTHAPAAMWLFLFHVVSLSSLIGGGRWLLGL
- the aroA gene encoding 3-phosphoshikimate 1-carboxyvinyltransferase encodes the protein MTESPVHPALWPAPRATGAVDATVTVPGSKSVTNRALVLAALSSEPGWLRRPLRSRDTLLMAQALRAMGVGIEEGVGPDGSGEAWRVIPAGLHGPARVDVGNAGTVMRFLPPVACLADGPVHFDGDPRSYERPLHGVIDALKALGARIDDDGRGTLPLTVHGAGALDGGPVAIDASSSSQFVSALLLSAPRFNQGVEVRHTGSALPSMPHIRMTVDMLRSVGAQVDEPETGGEPNVWRVSPSALLGRDLTVEPDLSNAQPFLAAALVTGGRVTVPDWPLRTTQPGDALREIFTAMGGSCELTERGLTFTGSGTVHGIDVDLSEVGELTPGIAALAALADSPSTLSGVAHLRLHETDRLAALTKEINGLGGDVTETADGLHIRPRPLQGGVFHTYDDHRMATAGAIIGLAVAGVEIENVGTTAKTLPDFPEMWTGMLGEPSGAVGVATGAPGASRGSSGA
- the rsgA gene encoding ribosome small subunit-dependent GTPase A; translated protein: MRRYGKNPDEDDIRVRPNPKGNRPRTHTRPKHEDAEEGMVLTVDRGRLTCLVEERTVVAMKARELGRKAAVVGDRVSLVGDLSGDKDTLARIVRIGARTSVLRRTADDDDPFERVVVANADQLAIVTALADPEPRPRMIDRCLVAAYDGGLSPLLVLTKSDLASADKLLEAYTPLGVPYIVTSREELENGDAAERVRELLDGRVTAFVGHSGVGKTTLVNALVPKDRRRTTGVVNAVTGRGRHTTTSALALPLPDGRGWVVDTPGVRSFGLHHVDPSRVIHAFPDLEPGTENCPRGCTHDGQEPECALDAWVADGHADPARLDSLRRLLSTRERREGD
- a CDS encoding catalase, whose product is MEARVTQGPLTTEAGAPVADNQNSETAGPGGPVLVQDQALLEKLAHFNRERIPERVVHARGAGAYGTFTLTRDVSRWTRAKFLSEVGKQTETFLRFSTVAGNLGSADAARDPRGWALKFYTEEGNYDLVGNNTPVFFIKDAIKFPDFIHTQKRDPYTGSQEADNVWDFWGLSPESTHQVTWLFGDRGIPASYRHMNGYGSHTFQWNNEAGEVFWVKYHFKTDQGIRNLTTEEAVRLSGVDPDSHQRDLRESIERGDFPSWTVQVQIMPAAEAAGYRFNPFDLTKVWPHEDYPPIEIGTLELNRNPENVFAEVEQSIFSPAHFVPGIGPSPDKMLQGRLFAYGDAHRYRVGINADHLPVNRPHATEARTNSRDGLLYDGRHKGAKNYEPNSFGGPAQTGRPLWQPVPVTGGTGNHEAPVHSEDNDFVQAGNLYRLYSDDEKTRLIDNLAGFIAKVSRDDIADRAINNFRQADGDFGKRLEAAVQALRG
- a CDS encoding DMT family transporter, yielding MAWLLVVVAGLLETGFAVCLKLSHGFTRLWPTIAFCAFALGSFGLLTLALKKLDVGPAYAVWTGIGAAGTAIYGMVFLDDVVSTLKLVSISLVIVGVIGLQLSGSSA
- a CDS encoding SOS response-associated peptidase, which produces MCGRYAASRRPEDLTGLFGVEKWEPTETLEPDWNVAPTKEVYAILDRPVKDADDQRPVRQLRTLKWGLVPSWAKTPEGGARMINARAETVHEKPSFRRPFVSRRCILPADGYYEWVTGADERQLEEKGRRKRPRKQPYFVTPADGSVFAMAGLYEFWRDRTLPDDHPQAWWVTCSVITTEAETSPLAVAPAEGPGSLSDIHPRMPLMLTPDRWDDWLDPSRTDVEELKALLAPPPGGLMRAYPVATAVSNVRNNGPELLEELAAPEVSTLF
- a CDS encoding TetR/AcrR family transcriptional regulator is translated as MPTAREALLDAAHSALSRQSWTSVRMVDVAARAGVSRQTLYNEFGSKDGLARALIRRAADGYLAGVDRTLGADRRQGDGPAELARWTVRAAGANALVKALLTGVWGERLPRPVAPAAGLRTGQALPTPGELLMLVRDRAVVALREGPAAQDRARLELTCEIALRLAVSYTLVPADPAAGGAREAQAEDPESCSPMTPTITREIDTSFRVETTSSRKTMP
- the hisN gene encoding histidinol-phosphatase; this translates as MPDYHDDLRLAHVLADAADAATMDRFKAMDLKVETKPDMTPVSEADKHAEELIRGHLHRARPRDAILGEEYGIEGTGPRRWVVDPIDGTKNYVRGVPVWATLISLMEAGEDGFQPVVGVVSAPALNRRWWAAKGAGAFSGRSLTSATRLRVSEVGRIADSSFAYASMTGWEEQGRLDGFMDLTRACWRTRGYGDFWPYMMVAEGSVDICAEPELSLWDMAANAIIVQEAGGRFTSLDGVSGPGGGNAAASNGLLHEELLGYLNQRY
- a CDS encoding alpha/beta hydrolase family protein; translated protein: MSRTAGTSKRTETVATDAGEARITWLPAQDARLVLAVGHGAGGGIEARDLQALAAVLPGRGVTVALVEQPWRVAGKKVAPAPRTLDTAWTGLWPALTAPGLPVVAGGRSAGARVACRTAAALGARAVLALSFPLHPPGKPEKSRRDELLGAGVPVLVVQGGRDPFGRPEEFPAGDHGLVEVPHADHGFAVPKKAPLTQDQAMDLLAGAVAGWLDGLPRPA
- a CDS encoding Fur family transcriptional regulator → MSDLLERLRGRGWRMTAQRRVVAEVLEGDHVHLTADEVHARAVTVLPEISRATVYNTLGEMVSLGEVIEVTTDRRAKRYDPNAHRPHQHLVCGHCGAIRDVHPSGNPMADLPAEERFGFTISDVEVTYRGVCPNCAATA